The following coding sequences lie in one Sphingomonas sp. M1-B02 genomic window:
- a CDS encoding FadR/GntR family transcriptional regulator codes for MASVQPLETKPKRVRKRAPRPRSLRLHGTVARELGIRIVSGLLNPGDILEGEIAASVQFNVSRTAYREAIRILAAKGLVNSRPKIGTQVSPRKEWHLLDPDVLGWIFVGEPDPGLIYNLFELRRIVEPDAARLAATRRTTPQLARMRAGLDGVAKHGFATEKGRHCDEEFHSALLEASDNDFIVSLTSGVAAAIAITTAFKQHRRPAPHDALPVHLEVFKAIEAGDAQGAHDAMARLVDRGLMDTMEARDPPPARSHRRDRD; via the coding sequence ATGGCGAGCGTGCAGCCCCTAGAGACCAAACCCAAACGGGTCCGCAAGCGAGCGCCGCGACCGCGTTCGTTGCGGCTGCACGGGACGGTCGCGCGCGAGCTGGGCATCCGGATCGTCTCGGGGCTGCTCAATCCGGGCGACATCCTTGAGGGCGAGATTGCCGCAAGCGTGCAGTTCAATGTTTCGCGCACCGCATATCGCGAGGCCATCCGCATCCTGGCTGCCAAGGGGCTGGTCAATTCGCGCCCGAAGATCGGCACCCAGGTCTCTCCGCGCAAGGAATGGCATCTGCTCGATCCCGACGTGCTCGGCTGGATCTTCGTCGGCGAGCCCGATCCGGGGCTGATATACAATCTGTTCGAGCTGCGCCGGATCGTCGAGCCCGATGCGGCGCGGCTCGCGGCGACCCGGCGAACCACGCCGCAGTTGGCGCGCATGCGAGCCGGGCTGGACGGCGTCGCCAAACATGGCTTCGCGACCGAAAAGGGCCGGCATTGCGACGAGGAATTCCACTCGGCACTGCTCGAGGCGTCGGACAATGATTTCATCGTCTCGCTGACCAGCGGCGTTGCTGCGGCGATCGCGATCACGACTGCGTTCAAGCAACATCGCCGCCCGGCACCGCATGACGCGCTGCCGGTGCACCTGGAAGTGTTCAAGGCGATCGAGGCGGGCGATGCGCAGGGCGCACACGATGCGATGGCGCGGCTCGTCGATCGCGGTCTGATGGACACGATGGAGGCCCGCGATCCGCCGCCTGCGCGAAGCCACCGGCGCGATCGGGATTGA
- a CDS encoding DUF1134 domain-containing protein → MRVRSWMLWAAAAALGLGAVPASAQVTTIDPNSAIDSDLQTPPPVDRAPPPRDEGAYQESPIAAPPRETLPPAPDAAPNTNSNMRAQATDTFERDDLIGAAEGVFGRGASGLAGIIEDILKEQGKPNAYIAGREGSGAVGVGLRYGAGQLFHKIEGERQVFWTGPSIGFDLGGDANNVFVLVYNLYDTQDLYKRFPAGEGRVYFVGGFSASYMRRGDVVLIPVRLGVGWRLGINAGYMRFSEKRHWLPF, encoded by the coding sequence ATGCGCGTGCGAAGCTGGATGCTATGGGCTGCTGCCGCCGCCCTGGGCCTCGGCGCGGTGCCGGCTTCGGCACAGGTGACCACGATCGATCCGAACAGCGCGATCGATTCGGATCTGCAGACCCCGCCCCCCGTCGACCGCGCGCCGCCGCCGCGCGACGAAGGCGCCTATCAGGAGTCCCCGATCGCCGCGCCCCCCCGCGAGACGCTGCCTCCCGCACCCGATGCGGCCCCCAACACCAACAGCAACATGCGCGCGCAGGCCACCGACACGTTTGAGCGCGACGATCTGATCGGCGCCGCCGAGGGCGTGTTCGGTCGGGGCGCCTCGGGCCTCGCCGGGATCATCGAGGATATCCTGAAGGAACAGGGCAAGCCCAACGCCTACATCGCCGGACGCGAGGGTTCGGGCGCGGTCGGCGTCGGGTTGCGCTACGGCGCGGGCCAGCTGTTCCACAAGATCGAAGGCGAGCGGCAGGTCTTCTGGACCGGCCCCTCGATCGGCTTCGATCTGGGCGGCGACGCCAACAATGTCTTCGTCCTGGTCTATAATCTCTACGACACCCAGGATCTCTACAAGCGCTTCCCGGCGGGCGAGGGTCGCGTCTATTTCGTCGGCGGCTTCTCGGCGAGCTATATGCGCCGTGGCGACGTGGTTCTCATCCCGGTCCGGCTCGGCGTCGGCTGGCGGCTGGGGATCAACGCCGGCTATATGCGCTTCAGCGAAAAGCGGCACTGGCTGCCCTTCTGA
- a CDS encoding glycoside hydrolase family 3 protein, with product MGTRTRLMLATTVFWALPAFAQQAPTTLSGPTVADPSKWQAAQSQGLIDPATEKFVSELLAKMSVEQKVGQMVQGDIASIKPEDLRKYPLGSILAGGSSPPLSGEDRSPQKDWVDTARAFRTVAMEQRAGNLRIPLIFGIDAVHGNANVVGATIFPHNVGLGAARDPDLIRRIGHATAIETAASGIDWAFGPTVTVPQNDRWGRTYEGYSEDPALVASYSGEMVKGLQGPPGTNARIQQGYVAASIKHFLGDGGTTDGIDQGDTQVSEEVLSRVHGAGYPPAIDAGAMTAMASYNSWNGVKMHGNKSLLTDVLKGRMGFAGFVVGDWNGHGQIPGCTPTDCAATFAAGLDMAMAPDSWKGLFESTVRHVKAGTLPMARVDDAVRRILRVKVKLGLFDPARPIEGQPDQMGKPAHRALAREAVAKTLVLLKNQGVLPLKAHAKVLVAGAGADSLQMQTGGWTLSWQGDGNSNAVFPGATSIYAGLAEALKAGGGAATLSVDGSYTAKPDAAVVVFGEQPYAEMRGDIRTLEFQPGDKQALALLRKLKAAGIPTVSVFLSGRPLWVNPELNASDAFVAAWLPGSEGAGVADVLVGDAAGKPRRDFHGRLSFSWPKTAGQFVLNKGDAGYDPLFALGYGLSYAKSGSVGTLSEESGIDASLANTTVYFTKGVTPAPYSFATDSGIGRRPVDGPQTQEGAQELTWPAHAATLRIGGGSLDLTRETNADLALQISYRLDTAATGPVKLLMEGGTNTGAIDATSLFSGATGSWRTVKIFLKCYQQNGVDMRQVVAPFVVQASGPLRFSVADVRIVSDPNNSVCPGAKP from the coding sequence ATGGGTACCCGCACCAGGTTGATGCTTGCGACCACCGTTTTCTGGGCCCTGCCAGCTTTCGCGCAGCAAGCGCCGACAACGCTGTCCGGACCGACGGTCGCGGATCCCTCCAAATGGCAGGCCGCGCAAAGCCAAGGTCTGATCGACCCGGCCACCGAGAAGTTCGTGTCCGAGCTGCTCGCGAAGATGAGCGTCGAGCAGAAGGTCGGCCAGATGGTCCAGGGCGACATCGCCTCGATCAAGCCCGAGGATCTGCGCAAATACCCGCTCGGCTCGATCCTGGCGGGCGGCAGCTCGCCGCCGCTTTCGGGCGAGGATCGCTCGCCGCAAAAGGACTGGGTAGATACCGCCCGCGCCTTCCGCACCGTGGCGATGGAGCAGCGCGCGGGCAATCTGCGCATCCCGTTGATCTTCGGGATCGACGCGGTGCACGGCAACGCCAATGTCGTCGGCGCGACGATCTTCCCGCACAATGTCGGGCTCGGCGCGGCGCGCGATCCCGATCTGATCCGCCGCATCGGCCACGCCACTGCGATCGAGACCGCCGCGAGCGGCATCGACTGGGCGTTCGGCCCCACCGTCACCGTGCCGCAGAACGATCGCTGGGGCCGCACCTATGAGGGTTATTCGGAGGACCCCGCCTTGGTCGCCAGTTACTCGGGCGAGATGGTGAAGGGGCTGCAGGGCCCGCCCGGCACCAACGCCCGAATCCAGCAGGGCTATGTCGCCGCCAGCATCAAGCATTTCCTCGGCGATGGCGGCACCACCGACGGCATCGACCAGGGCGATACCCAGGTCTCCGAAGAAGTCCTCAGCCGCGTCCACGGCGCCGGCTATCCGCCCGCGATCGATGCCGGCGCGATGACCGCGATGGCGTCGTATAACAGCTGGAACGGCGTCAAGATGCACGGCAACAAGTCGCTGCTGACCGATGTTCTCAAGGGCCGGATGGGCTTTGCCGGCTTCGTCGTCGGCGACTGGAACGGCCATGGCCAGATCCCCGGCTGCACCCCCACCGATTGCGCCGCGACCTTCGCCGCCGGGCTCGACATGGCGATGGCGCCGGACAGCTGGAAGGGGCTATTCGAATCGACCGTCCGCCACGTCAAGGCCGGCACGCTGCCGATGGCGCGGGTCGACGATGCGGTGCGCCGCATCCTGCGGGTGAAGGTCAAGCTCGGCCTGTTCGATCCGGCGCGGCCGATCGAGGGGCAGCCCGATCAGATGGGCAAGCCCGCGCATCGCGCCCTGGCGCGCGAGGCCGTGGCCAAGACGCTGGTGCTGCTCAAGAATCAGGGGGTGCTGCCGCTGAAGGCGCACGCCAAGGTGCTGGTCGCCGGCGCGGGCGCCGATTCGCTCCAGATGCAGACCGGCGGCTGGACGCTGAGCTGGCAGGGCGACGGCAATTCCAACGCGGTGTTCCCCGGCGCGACCTCGATCTACGCCGGCCTTGCCGAGGCGCTCAAGGCGGGCGGCGGCGCCGCGACGCTCTCGGTCGACGGCAGCTATACCGCCAAGCCCGACGCCGCGGTCGTCGTGTTCGGCGAGCAGCCTTATGCCGAGATGCGCGGCGACATCCGCACGCTCGAATTTCAGCCCGGGGACAAGCAGGCGCTGGCCTTGCTCAGGAAGCTCAAGGCGGCGGGCATCCCCACCGTCTCGGTGTTCCTCTCCGGCCGCCCGCTCTGGGTGAACCCCGAGCTCAACGCCTCGGACGCGTTCGTCGCCGCCTGGCTGCCGGGCAGCGAGGGCGCGGGCGTGGCGGATGTGCTGGTGGGCGATGCCGCGGGCAAGCCGCGCAGGGACTTCCACGGGCGCCTGTCGTTCAGCTGGCCCAAGACCGCCGGCCAGTTCGTGCTGAATAAGGGCGATGCCGGCTACGATCCGCTGTTCGCGCTCGGCTATGGCCTGAGCTACGCGAAAAGCGGCAGCGTCGGGACGCTGAGCGAGGAATCGGGGATCGACGCGTCGCTGGCGAACACGACGGTCTATTTCACCAAGGGGGTGACGCCGGCGCCTTATTCCTTCGCGACCGACAGCGGCATCGGCCGCCGCCCGGTCGACGGGCCGCAGACGCAAGAAGGCGCGCAGGAACTCACCTGGCCCGCCCACGCCGCGACGCTCCGCATCGGCGGCGGCAGCCTGGATCTGACGCGCGAGACCAATGCCGATCTGGCGCTGCAGATCAGCTATCGCCTCGACACCGCGGCGACCGGCCCGGTCAAATTGCTCATGGAGGGCGGCACCAACACAGGCGCGATCGACGCCACCAGCCTGTTCAGCGGCGCGACCGGCAGCTGGCGGACGGTGAAGATCTTCCTCAAATGCTATCAGCAGAATGGCGTGGACATGCGCCAGGTGGTCGCGCCGTTCGTGGTCCAGGCATCGGGGCCGCTGCGCTTCAGCGTTGCCGATGTGCGGATCGTGTCCGATCCCAACAATTCGGTCTGCCCCGGCGCCAAGCCGTGA
- a CDS encoding aldose epimerase family protein: MSQPGAAIETLSIARGRFRAEILTLGAAVRRLEVPGRDGRSANVVLGYRDLEDYRAHPRYYGVVAGRYANRIGGARFSLDGIEYRLPENDGANNLHSGPLGFDLRNWAVEQRDAESATLGLLSPHGENGFPGNLHARVRYAIEEDGLAISFTATSDRATVVNLTHHGYSNLAGEGAPAILDHLLQIPASRFTPSDATQIPTGELADVAGSPFDFRTPKRVGQDIEADDAQLRIGSGYDHNFVIDGAWRSLRRIATLFDPGSGRVMDVHSTEPGVQLYSGNHLADGAPGTGGSVYAARAGLCIEPQKFPDSPNQPGFPSARLDPGREYRHDMALRFRIAATDEEAFPG; encoded by the coding sequence GTGAGCCAGCCGGGCGCGGCGATCGAGACACTCTCCATCGCCCGCGGGCGCTTTCGGGCGGAGATTCTCACTTTGGGCGCCGCGGTGCGAAGGCTGGAAGTGCCGGGGCGCGACGGCCGCAGCGCCAATGTCGTGCTCGGCTATCGCGATCTCGAGGACTATCGCGCCCATCCGCGCTATTATGGCGTGGTCGCGGGCCGCTATGCAAACCGCATCGGCGGCGCCCGGTTCAGCCTCGACGGCATCGAATATCGGCTTCCGGAGAATGACGGCGCGAACAACCTCCATTCGGGCCCGCTGGGCTTCGATCTGCGAAACTGGGCCGTCGAGCAGCGCGACGCGGAATCGGCGACGCTCGGGCTGCTCAGCCCGCATGGCGAGAATGGCTTCCCGGGCAATCTCCACGCGCGCGTCCGTTATGCGATCGAGGAGGACGGCCTCGCCATCAGCTTCACCGCCACCAGCGATCGCGCGACGGTCGTCAACCTGACGCATCACGGCTATTCCAACCTTGCCGGCGAAGGTGCGCCCGCGATCCTCGATCACCTGCTGCAGATCCCGGCAAGCCGTTTCACGCCTTCGGACGCGACGCAGATCCCAACCGGTGAGCTTGCGGACGTGGCCGGAAGCCCGTTCGACTTCCGCACGCCGAAGCGCGTCGGCCAAGATATCGAGGCCGACGACGCGCAGCTGCGGATCGGATCGGGCTATGACCATAATTTCGTGATCGACGGCGCATGGCGAAGCCTGCGAAGGATCGCCACCTTGTTCGATCCCGGCTCGGGCCGCGTGATGGACGTCCACTCTACCGAGCCCGGCGTCCAGCTCTACAGCGGCAACCACCTCGCCGATGGCGCGCCCGGCACCGGCGGCAGCGTCTATGCCGCGCGCGCGGGGTTGTGCATCGAGCCGCAGAAATTCCCCGACAGCCCCAACCAGCCGGGCTTCCCCTCGGCGCGGCTCGATCCGGGGCGGGAATATCGCCACGACATGGCGCTCCGCTTCCGCATCGCCGCCACCGACGAAGAGGCCTTCCCCGGCTAG
- a CDS encoding fatty acid desaturase: MARGVAAFRATDNVRAWLELAASAMPLLLLWGLMWLALDVHYALTLLLAVPAAGFLLRLFLIQHDCGHGAFFKGRRANDWVGRFLGVLTLTPYGYWRRTHSMHHAGTGNLDRRGVGDVETLTVREYAGLTAFGRLRYRLYRNPLVLFGLGPAFVFFLQHRLPIGLMRAGWQPWISTMGTNAGIALLWTGLILLVGLGPFLMIQLPITLIAASIGVWLFYVQHQFEDTYWSEADGWKFHDAALYGSSYYVLPPVLNWFTANIGMHHIHHLSSAVPFYRLPAVLKARPEFETINRLTIRQSLKLVRLVLWDEASKRMVSFRGLRELG, encoded by the coding sequence ATGGCGCGCGGCGTCGCCGCCTTTCGCGCGACCGACAATGTTCGGGCATGGCTGGAGCTTGCCGCGAGCGCTATGCCGCTGCTGCTGCTGTGGGGGCTGATGTGGCTCGCGCTCGACGTCCATTATGCGCTGACCTTGCTGCTGGCGGTGCCCGCCGCCGGCTTTCTGCTCAGGCTGTTCCTGATCCAGCATGATTGCGGGCACGGCGCCTTCTTCAAGGGGCGGCGCGCCAATGATTGGGTAGGGCGCTTTCTGGGGGTGCTGACGCTCACGCCCTATGGTTATTGGCGCCGCACCCATTCGATGCACCATGCCGGGACGGGCAACCTTGACCGCCGCGGCGTCGGCGATGTCGAGACGCTTACGGTGCGTGAATATGCCGGCCTCACCGCATTCGGCCGGCTGCGCTATCGCCTCTATCGCAACCCGCTGGTGCTGTTCGGGCTTGGGCCGGCGTTCGTCTTCTTCCTGCAGCATCGGCTGCCGATCGGGCTGATGCGCGCCGGCTGGCAGCCCTGGATCAGCACGATGGGCACCAATGCGGGTATCGCCTTGCTGTGGACCGGGCTGATCTTGCTCGTGGGGCTCGGCCCTTTTCTGATGATTCAGCTGCCGATCACGCTGATCGCCGCCTCGATCGGGGTCTGGCTGTTCTACGTCCAGCATCAGTTCGAGGATACCTATTGGAGCGAGGCCGATGGCTGGAAGTTTCACGACGCGGCGCTCTATGGCAGCTCTTATTACGTGCTGCCGCCCGTGCTGAACTGGTTCACCGCCAATATCGGCATGCACCATATCCACCACCTCAGCAGCGCAGTGCCATTCTATCGGCTCCCCGCGGTGCTGAAGGCGCGGCCCGAGTTCGAGACGATCAACCGGCTGACGATCCGTCAGAGCCTGAAGCTCGTGCGGCTGGTATTGTGGGACGAGGCGAGCAAGCGGATGGTTTCGTTCCGCGGGCTCCGCGAGCTCGGCTGA
- a CDS encoding aldehyde dehydrogenase (NADP(+)) has product MALSGELFIASKRVSRDGPGFKAVAAATGAEIEPSFSVATLEDVETACAAAAAAFPIYANLPREKRAAFLEAAADEIEALGDELVERAMQESGLPQARLTGERGRTAGQLRLFAKELRLGEYLRVRIDHAIPDRKPAPKPDLRLRMVPVGPVTVFGASNFPLAFSVAGGDTAAALAAGCPVVVKGHSAHPGTSELVAGAILRAAEKTSMPEGVFSLINGPGNSVGSALVTDPRIKAVGFTGSRGGGIALTKLAQSRPVPIPVYAEMSSINPVFLLPAALESRAEALGAAYVASVTMGAGQFCTNPGLVLALEGPALDRFVTAASDAMSGATAQTMLTPGIHKAYESGVARWASAPALKLLAQGQEPSGPTHGQAALFTMTGADFIADPSHAEEVFGAASLLVRCADLDEMLGVVALLEGQLTATLHFDEGDTDVARRLLPILENLVGRILANGWPTGVEVTDAMVHGGPFPSTSDGRSTSVGTLAIDRFLRPVSYQDIPEALLPEELREATTGLPRRIDGTPTLS; this is encoded by the coding sequence ATGGCGCTGTCAGGGGAATTGTTCATCGCATCGAAGCGCGTGTCGCGCGACGGCCCGGGCTTCAAGGCTGTCGCCGCGGCGACCGGCGCGGAGATAGAGCCAAGCTTCAGCGTCGCGACGCTCGAGGATGTCGAGACCGCCTGCGCCGCCGCGGCCGCCGCCTTCCCGATCTATGCCAATCTTCCGCGCGAAAAGCGTGCGGCGTTCCTCGAGGCGGCAGCCGACGAGATCGAGGCCCTGGGCGACGAACTGGTCGAGCGCGCGATGCAGGAAAGCGGCCTGCCCCAGGCGCGGCTGACCGGCGAGCGCGGCCGCACTGCGGGCCAGCTGCGGCTGTTCGCCAAGGAGCTCCGCCTCGGCGAATATCTGCGCGTGCGCATCGATCATGCGATCCCCGATCGCAAGCCTGCGCCCAAGCCCGATCTGCGGCTGCGGATGGTGCCGGTTGGGCCGGTCACCGTGTTCGGCGCGAGCAATTTTCCGCTCGCTTTCTCGGTCGCGGGGGGTGACACCGCCGCCGCGCTCGCAGCCGGCTGCCCCGTGGTCGTCAAGGGCCACTCGGCGCATCCCGGTACCTCCGAGCTGGTCGCCGGCGCGATCCTGCGCGCCGCGGAGAAGACCAGCATGCCCGAGGGCGTCTTTTCGCTGATCAACGGCCCCGGCAATTCGGTCGGCTCGGCGCTGGTGACCGATCCGCGCATCAAGGCAGTGGGCTTTACCGGATCGCGCGGCGGCGGCATCGCGCTCACCAAGCTGGCGCAGAGCCGCCCGGTGCCGATTCCGGTCTATGCCGAGATGAGCAGCATCAATCCGGTCTTCCTGCTTCCCGCAGCGCTCGAATCGCGCGCCGAGGCGCTGGGTGCGGCCTATGTCGCGTCGGTGACGATGGGGGCGGGTCAGTTCTGCACCAATCCGGGCCTTGTCCTTGCCCTGGAAGGCCCGGCGCTCGATCGCTTCGTGACTGCGGCTTCGGACGCGATGAGCGGCGCCACCGCACAGACGATGCTGACCCCCGGCATCCACAAGGCCTATGAGAGCGGCGTCGCGCGCTGGGCATCGGCGCCCGCGCTCAAGCTGCTCGCGCAGGGCCAGGAGCCGAGCGGGCCGACCCACGGCCAGGCGGCTCTGTTCACGATGACCGGCGCGGATTTCATCGCCGATCCGAGTCATGCCGAGGAGGTGTTCGGCGCGGCATCGCTGCTGGTGCGCTGTGCCGATCTGGACGAGATGCTGGGCGTGGTCGCCTTGCTTGAAGGTCAGCTGACCGCGACGCTGCATTTCGACGAGGGCGATACCGACGTCGCGCGGCGCTTGCTTCCGATCCTCGAAAATCTGGTTGGCCGCATTCTCGCGAACGGCTGGCCGACGGGCGTCGAAGTGACCGATGCGATGGTGCATGGCGGGCCGTTCCCGTCGACTTCGGATGGGCGCAGCACGTCGGTGGGCACGCTGGCGATCGATCGCTTCCTGCGGCCGGTCAGCTATCAGGATATTCCTGAGGCGCTGCTTCCCGAGGAGCTTCGCGAGGCCACCACGGGGTTGCCGCGGCGTATCGACGGTACGCCGACGCTTTCCTGA
- a CDS encoding ABC transporter substrate-binding protein, whose protein sequence is MAALPRVVSLLPSATEIAVAVGLGEQLLGRSHECDFPPFVAALPVLTSTKLEKGLTSLQIDRRVQEIVQQGLSVYAVDSEQLRALRPDVILTQSQCAVCAVTPADLEDSLAAWVGTAPTLVSLAPDDLGDVWGDFARVGEAVGAEEEAERAVERLRARLDALQARTAGRGLRPTVAAIEWIDPLMVAGNWVPELIELAGGEPLFAVAGQHSPWLEWDTLIAADPDVIVMMPCGYRIPQTLGDLAPLVDRPGWRDLSAVRQGRVFVADGHHFFNRPGPRLVESAEIIAQCLDDNRPDPADRRWLRLPRRG, encoded by the coding sequence ATGGCCGCGCTCCCCCGGGTGGTGTCGCTGCTGCCGAGCGCAACCGAAATTGCCGTGGCGGTGGGGCTCGGCGAGCAATTGCTCGGCCGTTCGCACGAATGCGATTTCCCGCCCTTCGTCGCGGCCCTCCCGGTGCTGACCTCGACCAAGCTGGAAAAGGGGCTGACCTCGCTGCAGATCGACCGGCGCGTGCAAGAGATCGTCCAGCAAGGGCTCTCGGTCTATGCGGTCGATTCGGAGCAGCTGCGCGCGCTGCGCCCCGACGTCATCCTTACCCAGTCGCAATGCGCGGTCTGTGCGGTGACGCCGGCCGATCTCGAGGACTCGCTCGCCGCCTGGGTGGGAACCGCGCCGACCCTGGTGTCGCTGGCGCCGGACGATCTGGGCGACGTGTGGGGAGACTTTGCGCGTGTCGGCGAGGCGGTGGGCGCTGAGGAGGAAGCCGAGCGCGCCGTAGAGCGGCTTCGGGCGCGGCTCGATGCGCTGCAGGCGCGCACGGCTGGGCGTGGACTGCGGCCCACGGTCGCCGCGATCGAATGGATCGATCCGCTGATGGTGGCCGGAAACTGGGTCCCCGAGCTGATCGAACTGGCCGGGGGCGAGCCGCTGTTCGCCGTGGCGGGGCAGCATTCGCCCTGGCTGGAATGGGATACGCTGATCGCCGCCGATCCCGACGTGATCGTGATGATGCCGTGTGGATACCGGATCCCGCAGACGCTGGGCGACCTTGCGCCGCTGGTCGACCGGCCCGGCTGGCGCGATCTCTCGGCGGTGCGCCAGGGCCGCGTTTTCGTGGCGGACGGGCATCATTTCTTCAACCGGCCGGGGCCCCGGTTGGTCGAATCGGCCGAGATCATCGCCCAATGCCTCGACGACAACCGGCCGGACCCTGCCGACCGCCGATGGCTCCGCCTGCCACGGCGGGGATGA
- a CDS encoding glycoside hydrolase family 43 protein has product MRRGSAATAAVALLLTGVSPATAQVWQSDQGDGTYRNPVLFADYPDPDIIRVGEDFYFVSTTFVNAPGVVILHSRDLVNWRLATHVQPRLDGNPRYDLKEGGDYRRGFYAASLRHHRSKFYLAITPVGQKTRLYRAEQISGPWTYSVLDREAFDPGLFFDDDGTGYIVTAEGSDGTVTLLTLTDDYSAVKAAQVVHYNEGAEGSHLIKRAGYYYLFNAIPRRLSMTVSRARSLTGPWETRPSISTRDRTGGHQGALVDLADGRWFGFVMYDAGPIGRMTNLSPVHWVDDWPVWGTPQAPGRVPDRAAKPIAGQPFAEPATSDVFSSAALGLQWRWNHNPDDARWSLTARPGWLRLHATAADNIWLARNTLTQKAQGPASRAVVKLDLAGIRPGDVCGFGTFGKISAQLSVLGQAGRAHALTMRVTDSTVNGPEITVREAAVPISGARLWLRTDTDFVRNIGRLGYSLDGQRWHEVGGNFPLAFDWQTGTFQGVQFALSCYNPAPGAGYLDVDSFTLAPLPSAGGRRAR; this is encoded by the coding sequence ATGCGGCGGGGTAGCGCGGCGACGGCGGCGGTGGCGCTCTTGTTGACGGGGGTCTCACCTGCGACGGCGCAGGTCTGGCAATCGGACCAGGGCGACGGCACCTATCGCAATCCGGTCCTGTTCGCCGATTATCCCGATCCCGACATCATCCGGGTGGGCGAGGATTTCTACTTCGTCTCCACCACTTTCGTGAACGCCCCCGGCGTGGTGATCCTCCATTCGCGCGATCTGGTGAACTGGCGGCTGGCGACGCATGTCCAGCCGCGGCTGGACGGCAACCCGCGCTATGACCTGAAGGAGGGGGGCGACTATCGCCGCGGCTTCTATGCCGCCAGCCTGCGTCACCATCGCAGCAAATTCTATCTGGCGATAACCCCTGTCGGACAAAAGACGCGACTTTATCGCGCCGAGCAGATCAGCGGCCCATGGACCTATTCGGTCCTCGACCGCGAGGCATTCGATCCGGGCCTGTTCTTCGACGATGACGGCACGGGCTATATCGTCACCGCCGAGGGCTCCGACGGCACGGTGACGTTGCTGACCCTGACCGATGATTACAGCGCCGTGAAGGCCGCCCAAGTCGTTCATTACAATGAGGGTGCGGAGGGATCGCACCTGATCAAGCGGGCGGGCTATTATTATCTGTTCAACGCAATCCCGCGCCGGCTGTCGATGACGGTCTCGCGCGCGCGCAGCCTGACCGGCCCGTGGGAGACCCGCCCCTCGATCAGCACGCGCGACCGCACCGGCGGGCACCAGGGCGCACTGGTGGACCTTGCCGACGGTCGCTGGTTCGGTTTCGTGATGTACGACGCAGGGCCGATCGGGCGGATGACCAATCTCAGCCCGGTCCATTGGGTCGACGACTGGCCGGTCTGGGGCACGCCGCAAGCGCCCGGGCGAGTGCCCGATCGCGCCGCCAAGCCGATCGCCGGGCAGCCCTTTGCCGAACCCGCCACGTCCGACGTCTTCTCCTCGGCTGCGCTCGGCCTGCAATGGCGCTGGAACCACAATCCGGACGACGCCCGGTGGTCGCTCACCGCGCGTCCGGGATGGCTGCGGCTCCATGCCACGGCGGCGGACAATATCTGGCTGGCCCGCAACACGCTGACGCAGAAGGCACAGGGGCCGGCGTCGCGCGCGGTCGTGAAGCTCGATCTGGCCGGCATTCGCCCGGGCGACGTCTGCGGCTTCGGCACCTTCGGCAAGATCAGCGCGCAGCTTTCGGTCCTCGGGCAGGCCGGGCGCGCCCATGCCCTGACGATGCGAGTCACCGATTCGACGGTGAACGGGCCCGAAATCACCGTACGCGAGGCCGCGGTTCCGATCAGCGGCGCGCGGCTGTGGCTGCGGACCGATACCGATTTCGTGCGGAACATCGGCCGGCTGGGCTACAGCCTGGACGGGCAGCGCTGGCACGAGGTCGGCGGTAACTTCCCGCTGGCGTTCGACTGGCAAACCGGCACTTTCCAGGGCGTGCAATTTGCTTTGTCCTGTTACAATCCAGCGCCCGGCGCAGGCTATCTCGACGTGGACAGCTTCACGCTCGCCCCGCTTCCGTCAGCCGGGGGGCGGAGAGCGCGCTGA
- a CDS encoding DUF1294 domain-containing protein: MLLYAVPVLLLVNLLTFLRFRDDKRRAIAGARRIPEADLLGLALIGGTPAAFLARARFRHKTRKQPFSTFLYLIAAIQVGAAIGLLVPTPG, encoded by the coding sequence ATGCTGCTGTATGCCGTCCCGGTCCTGCTGCTGGTCAATCTGCTGACCTTTCTTCGCTTCCGCGACGACAAGCGGCGCGCAATCGCGGGCGCGCGCCGCATTCCGGAAGCCGATCTGCTCGGGTTGGCGCTCATCGGCGGCACGCCCGCCGCCTTCCTCGCCCGCGCGCGCTTTCGTCACAAGACCCGCAAGCAGCCCTTTTCGACCTTCCTCTATTTGATCGCTGCCATCCAGGTCGGCGCGGCGATCGGGCTCCTCGTCCCGACGCCGGGCTAA